A genomic window from Plutella xylostella chromosome 23, ilPluXylo3.1, whole genome shotgun sequence includes:
- the LOC105392547 gene encoding tyramine/octopamine receptor, protein MNNDLMNLDDLFFNISGDQQNESYIYNNRSRLDGEGCAVESLLFYNTSLGVVTAVPEWEALTTITVLAVVILGTIFGNILVILGVFTYKPLRIVQNFFIVSLAVADLAVAVLVMPLNVAYSTLGRWLGGKHLCKMWLTSDIMCCTSSILNLCAIALDRYWAITDPINYANKRTLKRVMLQIGGVWILSLIISSPPLLGWNDWPDEFTEETPCRLTSEPGYVVYSFFGSFFVPLVIMTIVYIKIFLAARQRLRRRTLAARVYKRKPLVVVENSDNNEPIREESENDNDSDSSQSIKRCQRKAFMDIKRNFFVPLLLLHDPIARQKMESDAEEAMKPTTPDTYGSRVIDSIRRVSQKRRRPGKPLLASVSNSGDVVHQFIEQKQKISLSKERRAARTLGIIMGSFVVCWLPFFLMYVFLPFCPWCCPSNKLINFITWLGYLNSTLNPVIYTVFNLDFRRAFKKLLGFSE, encoded by the coding sequence ATGAATAATGATTTGATGAATTTGGACGATCTCTTTTTTAACATTTCCGGCGACCAACAGAACGAGagttacatttataataatcgTAGTAGACTGGACGGGGAGGGCTGCGCGGTCGAGAGTCTGCTATTTTACAATACCAGTCTGGGAGTCGTCACCGCAGTGCCGGAGTGGGAGGCTCTCACGACCATCACCGTGCTCGCCGTGGTCATACTTGGCACCATCTTCGGGAATATTCTCGTTATACTTGGCGTGTTCACATACAAGCCACTCAGAATAGTGCAGAACTTTTTCATCGTCTCATTAGCGGTAGCCGACCTAGCGGTGGCCGTATTAGTGATGCCCCTTAATGTCGCCTACTCCACACTCGGACGGTGGCTGGGCGGAAAACATCTTTGCAAAATGTGGCTCACTAGCGACATAATGTGCTGTACTTCCTCCATATTAAACCTTTGTGCGATCGCATTAGACAGATACTGGGCTATCACGGACCCCATTAACTACGCGAACAAAAGGACGCTAAAAAGGGTCATGCTCCAAATCGGTGGAGTGTGGATATTGTCTCTGATTATAAGTTCGCCGCCGCTGCTCGGGTGGAACGACTGGCCGGACGAGTTCACCGAGGAGACCCCGTGCCGGCTCACCTCCGAGCCCGGCTACGTCGTCTACTCATTCTTTGGATCCTTCTTCGTCCCGCTCGTGATCATGACTATCGTATACATAAAGATATTCCTGGCGGCGAGGCAGCGGCTCCGGCGGCGCACCCTCGCGGCGCGCGTCTACAAACGGAAACCCCTCGTGGTCGTTGAAAATTCCGACAATAATGAACCCATTAGGGAAGAATCCGAGAATGATAACGACTCCGATAGCAGCCAAAGTATCAAAAGGTGCCAAAGAAAAGCGTTTATGGACATTAAGCGGAATTTCTTCGTTCCCCTGCTATTGTTGCACGATCCAATAGCGCGGCAAAAAATGGAGTCAGACGCGGAGGAGGCGATGAAGCCAACGACTCCGGATACGTACGGGAGCAGGGTGATTGATTCTATCAGGAGAGTGAGTCAGAAGCGCCGGCGGCCGGGGAAGCCCCTGCTGGCCAGCGTGAGCAACAGCGGGGATGTAGTTCATCAGtttattgaacaaaaacaaaaaatatctcTGTCAAAGGAGAGGCGCGCGGCGCGCACTCTCGGCATCATTATGGGTTCCTTTGTAGTGTGCTGGCTTCCGTTCTTCTTAATGTATGTATTCTTACCCTTCTGTCCGTGGTGCTGCCCTAGCAACaaacttataaattttataacatgGCTCGGATATTTAAACTCGACTCTGAACCCTGTAATTTATACAGTATTCAACTTAGATTTTAGACGAGCTTTCAAGAAGCTTTTAGGCTTTAGTGAATGA
- the LOC105392530 gene encoding uncharacterized protein LOC105392530 encodes MGCLSWIRGCKLSFPFKDKEFNKIAAFFNFSIFLLTCAALVQPSWFRIKGLHCTQSLSLAQFFSLDDDNDNDDDNEDGDMNIQNDGFNNMFKKISGLQPCTTPEVITLMRVLILLCFMMLLWSCIGVLINLTSLNSKAIRMIRRNAVPSVLCVFCVIAIVGVCYYTTVVLGNVSNSDINTIQVDYEYGFYTITAAGAMSLLASAANLWGAPLSDHEDLQRRNLMEDWDGYEAHSVGPTPAVPTLPPYSPSADYLPSAHPTYAPPALGSQQYFPFDDLSVLPPPPPYTP; translated from the exons ATGGGCTGCCTAAGCTGGATCCGAG GTTGCAAACTGTCTTTTCCATTCAAGGACAAAGAGTTCAACAAAATTGCAGCATTCTTCAACTTCTCAATATTCCTACTGACCTGTGCGGCCCTGGTACAGCCGAGCTGGTTCCGCATCAAGGGACTGCACTGCACACAGAGCCTTTCCCTTGCCCAGTTCTTCTCTCTAGAcgatgacaatgacaatgatgatgataatgaagaCGGTGATATGAACATACAAAATGATGGTTTCAACAACATGTTCAAAAAAATCTCAG GTTTACAACCATGCACTACCCCGGAAGTCATAACTCTTATGAGAGTTCTGATTTTGCTGTGTTTCATGATGCTTCTGTGGTCGTGCATCGGAGTGCTCATCAACCTCACAAGCCTTAACAGTAAAGCAATAAGGATGATAAGGAGAAATGCAGTTCCCAGTGTGCTGTGTGTATTCTGCGTTATAGCAATAGTCGGTGTCTGTTATTACACCACGGTGGTGCTCGGGAATGTTAGCAATAGTGATATCAACACCATACAAGTTGATTATGAGTATGGATTTTACACTATTACTGCGGCTG GTGCAATGTCGCTTCTGGCGTCAGCAGCCAACTTGTGGGGCGCCCCGCTATCAGACCACGAAGACTTGCAGAGACGAAACCTCATGGAAGACTGGGACGGGTACGAGGCGCACAGCGTCGGCCCCACCCCGGCCGTGCCCACTCTACCCCCCTACTCGCCCAGTGCTGACTACCTCCCGTCAGCGCATCCGACCTACGCGCCGCCAGCGCTGGGCTCCCAGCAGTACTTCCCATTCGATGACCTGTCAGTTCTGCCCCCACCGCCTCCTTACACTCCGTGA
- the LOC105392529 gene encoding nuclear receptor-binding factor 2, producing MENHPLNLAHQQYRRAEAHLKYKRFDEAMQCHHNAAELLLDAMKTTTSSVALESITLQHSYHLKQKDLIKIKKEQYARVKKAMENLKHLGKDQSLPCSENSKIQVAIYRNMYETDSLLEVLSSKKDKSDVAEKEQQVAVEEIQHLNRNLRSLVEQLVLQVEVLKDENMTLNERVNYFEKERNRYLNIQVSDFIHQNNFSNISLSNEAFAREPLPADLPSVSHHPPKVLGTGVARPVQQPLFDLSAFKDD from the exons ATGGAGAACCATCCTCTTAACTTG GCACACCAACAGTACCGCAGAGCCGAGGCTCATCTTAAGTACAAGAGGTTTGACGAGGCCATGCAATGTCACCACAATGCTGCAGAGCTGCTACTGGATGCCATGAAGACCACAACCTCATCCGTGGCACTCGAGTCCATCACCCTGCAACACAGCTACCACCTCAAACAGAAAGACctcatcaaaataaaaaaggaaCAGTATGCCCGAGTCAAAAAAGCAATGGAAAATCTCAAACATCTCGGCAAAGACCAAAGTTTGCCGTGCAGTGAAAACTCGAAGATCCAAGTGGCTATTTACAGGAACATGTACGAGACAGACTCTCTTCTCGAAGTGTTATCCAGCAAGAAGGACAAGAGTGATGTCGCCGAGAAGGAACAGCAAGTTGCTGTTGAAGAGATCCAGCATCTGAACCGCAACCTTCGCTCCCTGGTGGAGCAACTAGTGCTGCAAGTTGAAGTGCTAAAAGATGAGAACATGACACTGAATGAGAGGGtcaattattttgaaaaggaaaggaataggtacttaaacatACAAGTATCTGACTTCATTCACCAGAACAACTTCAGTAATATAAGCCTGTCCAATGAAGCTTTTGCCCGGGAGCCCCTGCCAGCCGACCTACCCTCAGTGTCTCATCATCCACCTAAAGTTTTAGGAACCGGGGTAGCCAGGCCAGTTCAGCAGCCTCTCTTTGATTTGTCTGCATTCAAGGATGATTAG